The Xanthobacter flavus genome includes a window with the following:
- a CDS encoding tetratricopeptide repeat protein → MPKDFRADLARAGALHREGRLDQAIPLYRAILRDAPSSFEAARLLTLALLQSGRPKEAHAVARKARDSHKTNPHAQLIMGAVYQAEEKWDRALGAFEKSAELDPGLSEAHYLAANTLARLNRLEEAVARYDRVLEIDGVSVHALANRSVALSRLGRSHEALADCDRLVKLEPRDPRHHLSRAGTLLELGRFTEAAEAADAALLLSPKLADAHFLKGQGLAGRADLTGARAAFAEAASLAPDVAQFQAALIRTDRQLGNRSAALAAAEKAVARFPDAAPIWRELAEVRRELKDPWGAREAVERALAAAPEDAAALTTKASLLLDGDHPYEARALAEKALSIDPALPMARYIVACDDLAEGRWAAGWDGYEVRSSFLPPPYRPLPFARWDGKAAPDLLIVLGEQGIGDHIQYARLVRLLADRGIPTRLLVKPRLAPLLSRIDVRVPVITDLAGIDTGAPGVYWAPLSSLPRLVAPDPASWPRPPYLTAQPERIARWREIVPDGFTVGIAWQGDPSPTVDIGRSVPLNVFAPLAALDGVELVSLQQGFGEEQLDACPFAGRIQRLGPDWDGDGAYLDTSALLQHLDLVVTTDTSLAHLAGARDRPAIVALKAVPEWRWGRSGQTTPLYPSLSLMRQDTSGDFTGLFARVAARVAERRRGGKR, encoded by the coding sequence ATGCCGAAGGATTTCCGGGCCGATCTCGCCCGCGCCGGGGCGCTGCACCGGGAGGGGCGCCTTGATCAGGCGATACCCCTTTATCGTGCCATCCTGCGCGATGCCCCCAGTTCGTTTGAGGCGGCACGCCTCCTGACGCTGGCGCTTCTCCAGTCCGGACGGCCGAAGGAAGCGCACGCCGTCGCCCGTAAGGCGCGGGATTCGCACAAGACCAATCCACACGCCCAGCTCATCATGGGCGCGGTCTATCAGGCTGAGGAAAAATGGGACCGCGCCCTCGGCGCGTTCGAGAAATCCGCCGAGCTGGACCCCGGCCTTTCGGAAGCCCACTACCTCGCCGCCAATACCCTGGCCCGGCTAAACCGGCTGGAAGAGGCCGTGGCCCGCTACGACCGCGTGCTGGAGATCGACGGGGTGTCAGTCCACGCGCTGGCCAATCGATCGGTCGCGCTGTCCCGGCTTGGTCGATCACATGAGGCGTTGGCGGATTGCGACCGGCTGGTGAAGCTCGAACCGCGCGATCCGCGCCATCACCTGTCGCGCGCCGGGACATTGCTGGAACTCGGCCGCTTCACCGAGGCGGCGGAGGCGGCTGACGCCGCGCTGCTCCTGTCGCCGAAGCTCGCTGATGCGCATTTCCTGAAAGGGCAGGGGCTCGCGGGCCGGGCGGACTTGACCGGTGCGCGCGCCGCCTTTGCCGAGGCAGCGAGCCTCGCCCCCGATGTGGCGCAGTTCCAGGCGGCTCTCATCCGGACGGACCGGCAGCTGGGGAACCGTTCCGCGGCGCTGGCGGCAGCCGAGAAGGCGGTCGCGCGGTTCCCGGATGCAGCCCCGATCTGGCGCGAACTGGCCGAGGTCCGGCGGGAACTCAAGGATCCCTGGGGCGCCCGCGAGGCCGTCGAGCGCGCGCTGGCGGCGGCGCCGGAAGATGCGGCGGCGCTCACGACAAAAGCGTCTCTCCTTTTGGATGGGGATCATCCCTACGAGGCCCGCGCCCTCGCCGAGAAGGCCCTGTCCATCGATCCGGCCTTGCCGATGGCGCGCTATATCGTGGCCTGTGACGACCTGGCCGAAGGGCGCTGGGCGGCCGGATGGGACGGCTATGAGGTACGCTCGTCCTTCCTGCCACCGCCCTACCGCCCGCTGCCGTTCGCCCGCTGGGACGGCAAAGCTGCCCCCGACCTGCTGATCGTCCTCGGAGAGCAGGGCATTGGCGACCACATCCAGTACGCGCGGCTCGTCCGCCTGTTGGCAGATCGGGGCATTCCAACCCGCCTTCTGGTGAAGCCACGCCTTGCTCCGCTGCTGTCGCGCATCGACGTTCGTGTGCCCGTCATCACTGATCTCGCGGGTATCGATACCGGGGCCCCTGGCGTCTATTGGGCACCCCTCTCGAGCCTGCCCCGCCTCGTTGCGCCGGATCCAGCGTCCTGGCCAAGGCCGCCTTACCTCACGGCCCAGCCTGAGCGCATCGCCCGGTGGCGGGAGATCGTGCCCGATGGCTTCACCGTCGGCATTGCCTGGCAGGGCGACCCTTCGCCGACCGTCGATATCGGCCGGTCGGTGCCGCTCAATGTCTTCGCGCCGCTGGCCGCTCTCGATGGGGTGGAACTCGTCAGTCTTCAGCAGGGCTTCGGGGAGGAGCAACTCGACGCCTGCCCCTTCGCCGGCCGAATCCAGCGGCTCGGCCCGGACTGGGACGGGGACGGCGCTTATCTCGACACGTCGGCGCTGCTCCAGCACCTCGATCTGGTGGTGACCACGGACACGTCCCTCGCGCACCTCGCCGGTGCACGGGACCGCCCCGCCATCGTGGCGCTCAAGGCGGTTCCGGAGTGGCGATGGGGCCGCTCGGGGCAGACGACGCCGCTCTATCCCAGCCTCAGCCTCATGCGGCAGGACACCTCCGGCGATTTCACAGGCCTCTTCGCGAGGGTCGCTGCAAGGGTCGCGGAGCGGCGACGTGGGGGCAAGCGGTGA
- a CDS encoding glutathione S-transferase N-terminal domain-containing protein produces MAAVQSSPIELYYWPTPNGYKISIMLEECGLPYEVKLVNIGKGDQFQPDFLAISPNNKMPAIVDPDGPGGAPISVFESGAILQYLGRKTGLFYPSDERKRVEVEQWLFWQMGGLGPMAGQAHHFRIYAPEKIPYAVERYTNEVHRLYGVMNTRLKDREYLAGDYSIADIACIGWAKLWERQGQHIEEFPHFKAWLDRMLARPAVQRGLAVNQEERAKHDLAKDKDAQSILFGQRART; encoded by the coding sequence ATGGCCGCAGTCCAGTCTTCGCCGATCGAGCTTTATTATTGGCCCACGCCAAACGGCTACAAGATCAGCATCATGCTCGAGGAGTGTGGGCTTCCCTATGAGGTGAAGCTCGTGAACATCGGCAAGGGCGACCAGTTCCAGCCTGATTTCCTCGCCATCTCCCCCAACAACAAGATGCCCGCCATCGTCGATCCCGATGGCCCCGGTGGCGCGCCGATCTCGGTCTTCGAGTCCGGAGCCATCCTCCAGTATCTCGGCCGCAAGACCGGGCTCTTCTACCCCTCGGACGAGCGCAAGCGGGTCGAGGTGGAGCAGTGGCTGTTCTGGCAGATGGGCGGCCTCGGCCCCATGGCCGGGCAGGCGCATCACTTCCGCATCTATGCGCCGGAAAAAATCCCCTACGCGGTCGAGCGCTACACCAACGAGGTCCACCGGCTCTACGGTGTCATGAACACGCGCCTGAAGGACCGGGAGTATCTCGCCGGCGACTATTCCATCGCCGACATCGCCTGCATCGGTTGGGCGAAGCTGTGGGAGCGGCAGGGCCAGCACATCGAGGAATTCCCCCATTTCAAGGCCTGGCTCGATCGCATGCTCGCGCGGCCCGCGGTGCAGCGGGGCCTTGCCGTGAACCAGGAGGAGCGTGCCAAGCACGATCTCGCCAAGGACAAGGACGCCCAGAGCATCCTGTTCGGCCAGCGCGCCCGCACCTGA
- a CDS encoding GNAT family N-acetyltransferase, whose amino-acid sequence MPVTPEPGPGGLVIREAREGDLPALVELFAADAVGGHGDTTAPEAGEAYRAAFAEIAADPRAQLYVAELEGRVVGTFQLVVVTSLPGRGARRALLEAVQVDATLRGRRIGEAMVRFAMDKATAAGAATLSLTSSKRRTDAHRFYRRLGFANSHEGFKIALG is encoded by the coding sequence GTGCCGGTGACGCCGGAGCCCGGGCCCGGCGGGCTCGTCATCCGCGAGGCCCGGGAGGGCGACCTTCCCGCCCTCGTCGAGCTGTTCGCCGCCGACGCCGTCGGCGGCCATGGCGACACCACGGCGCCGGAGGCTGGCGAGGCCTATCGCGCGGCCTTCGCCGAGATTGCTGCCGATCCTCGGGCGCAGCTCTATGTCGCTGAACTCGAAGGGCGGGTCGTGGGCACGTTCCAGCTTGTGGTGGTGACCAGCCTGCCGGGACGGGGAGCAAGGCGGGCGTTGCTTGAGGCGGTGCAGGTGGACGCGACGCTGCGCGGCCGGCGCATCGGCGAGGCCATGGTGCGCTTCGCCATGGACAAGGCCACGGCCGCAGGCGCGGCCACGCTCTCGCTCACCTCCAGCAAGCGGCGGACCGACGCGCACCGATTCTATCGCAGGCTCGGATTCGCGAACTCCCACGAGGGCTTCAAGATCGCCCTCGGCTGA